The region CAATTTTATAAGAATTgagggttacactttacttgaaggtatctacataagagtggcatgacactgtcatgaacgagtcataaacattataaacaagtcataaacgtttatgacataacgcttcttttagtaagtgtttggtttttgtcatgaaaagttagggttagggttagagttcatgtgttcatgacagtgtcatgtcactcttatgtagatatcttcaagtaaagtgttaccgaattGAGAAATTGTTCCTGAACTGCTTTTCGATTCCTGAAGTGAGACTACTGTAAACTCGGCAAAAGACTAGTAAAATGTAACATGACTCAGCATGTATTTTTGCAGTATTCTGATCACCGCAGATGTAGTCACAATGTGCTAGATCAGCTAAAGCTAGCCAACCATCACCAGAAAGAAACAAGTGGAAAAATAACAGCCATAATCTAGAGtcgcaaagatgaatcgatacATTGAAATTAAAAAACCTGTCAAAATGATCGGATTGCAGCTTTTTGCCTtcttctcctctgtgacagtaaactgaatatctccGAGTTGTGGAGAAAGGACAATttaggacgtcatcttgggctttttgggaaacactgatccacaatttcttttctttttttactattttctgacattttagagaccaataCAAacaatagggctgcaactattcGCAATCATatcaaaatcacaatatggCCTAGTGCAATTTCCAAATCGCAGTATTAGTTTAagacaaaatatgtgtcaaaccattctaaatTAAAGTATTGTTGTGTTGCGGAGacatcccggcctacaaatcctatccatcagatggaagaagaaaaaaaaaaaaaatctttctttgGTGCAGATGCTCGCAacaatcacactataatcattttaaattttgatttttttttcaatgaaaataaggCCGAttcaaaaatgatcattccctccaatatcgtgaattcTATCGCAATCGCAACATCAGTAAAAATagtcgcaattagatattttcctcatatcgtgcagccctaccaaacaactaatccactgATTGAGGAAATGATCAACAAAtgaatcgacaatgaaaataaacgttatagTTGCAGCCCTGCTACAATCAAACTTGTACATGGCAAGATAGCTGGCTTTTGTTTTCAACAAGTTTTGGTAACAGTAAATGACACGATTTGGAGACAGGATTCGATAAGAACCAGAACCCATAAGCAGAACCAGATAAGCTCACCTCTAAACAATAACCAACCCCACCTTTTTCTTAAATCTCTTTTTAGCACTTGCAGTTAGACGCCTTACACTTCCGAAGATGCGTTTCTTTCGGATGGGCTTCAGGCTGTGATGGTCTATACCAGGCGTCGGCAACCTTTTTAATATCAAAggccattttaaaatgttcctgTTAATCAGTGTGCCATATCAGGATTAAGCCTGCCATCATATACTGAGCCCGAGCTCAGGCAGGGTTATTTCTTTTCCCCCTTCGTGCTGCATTCTGTGAAGAAGGCAACgagtatcagccaatcagaggcagagtagggcgagTCTTCATAAAATGAGCATGGGGAAGCCAATCAAACTACTGTAAATAACTAGCTGTGCTACTGTTGTGACAGAGGTAATTTGGCATTCGAATTGGaagaaaaaagtatcgtttaggacccggtatcgaagtcacggtattggtatcggtaatggtattgaatatttttgaacgatacccagccctactgctaATGGCTTTGAAAGATGTCATTTGGCATGCGAATTGCAACATTTCCAAAAAACTCTTGCACACATAGTGCTAGTGTGCCATTGGTTGCGCTACTGGGTACCAATGGtggctagggctgggtaccgaattcaatactttttttaggcaccgactgaattgcctccttagtatcgagtAACGAAAAAATGCCaaattcaatacccaatttcaaaacctaaggagtaaatctcatcagcgccagtgagccaataagcacgcagcatgcttctaccaagatctaataatgctgctgattggctgtctaacgtcgcagagacacgcaggaaataCTCTACGTtccacagagacggggctcatgTAGTGGGAgctgggcgcccagatagctcagttggtagaatgggcgcccatatatagaggtttactcctcgacgcagcgggcccggtttccactccgacctgcggccatttgctgcatgtcattccatctctctctctctctctctctctctctctctctctttttttctctctctctctctctctctctctctctctttttctctctctctcctttcatttcttcagctgtcctgtcaataaaggcctaaaattccccccaaaaaaaaaaaaatttagtaggagctgaaaaataaattcaaagaTTTGTgctgaaatgttgtttttttttttgtttcataaaatttgtattgaaaaaaagtatcgtttaggaaccgttatcgaagtcacggtattggtaccCATCCCAACTGCTAATGGCTTTGAAAGAGGTCATTTCCGTTTTTGGAAATGTTCTAATTCACACAATTCGCATGCCAAATGACCTCTTTCAAGACCCCACTTTGTTGCTGGTGTGCCATTGGTTGCGCTACCACGAGCCAATGGTGGGACGCGCACCTCAGGTTGCTGACCCCTGGTTTATACGTTGCTCTCATAGGACGCGCTTGTTTGCGAGCCCGGCACGCGGAGGCCCGCCCTATCCTCGCTGTCCGCCTCCACGGAAACGGTGTGCACTGAAACTATGACATCGCTGTTCCCTCCATTTGACAGCAGCGCCTGACACACCTCCGCGCCCTCTCCGTTCCTGTCGGCGTGGGGAGGGCCTATAGCTTGCCTGTTCCTAGAGGTCGACGGCCCGGCCTGCTCCGCAGGGTGCGGCCCCGGGTTTCCCGCCTCGGCTCCCTCCTCCCCCGATGTGCGGCAGTGCAGGATGAGCGGCGGCAGAGGGACGCTCCGGGCCAGGTCCTCCATGTGGCGCGCAAACTCCATGGTCTTGTACTGCGTCTGCTTGGCGAGCTCCAGCGTCTTGGCCGACGTGACGATGGGAATGCGCTTGGCGACCTCGAACGCCTTCTGCAGCTTCTCGGCGCCCTCGGTGCGGAAGAACTCGTTGATGGCCCTCTCGGTCTTCTTCAGGTGGCTGCTGACCATGCAGAGGCGCGTCACGTTGAGGGCCATGATGATGGTGAACGTCACCAGGCAGACAATCACGTAGTACAGGCCCAGGCCGGTGCTGGTGTTGTGGGCCACGCGGAGCGTGACGGTGTAGTTTTTGGTCACGCCGGCGCCGCCAGAGGCAACGCAGGTGTAGCGGCCGCGGTCACCGAAGGAGACCTCGGTGATGTTCAGGGCTCCGTCTTCCTGAATCTGCCACTTCCCGCCTAAAGTCACAACACATATAAGGCAATAAGACAGTTTTAGCAAAAACTTGAGAGATGTGAGTGGAGAATTAAGAAAACagggaacacgctgacttattgggactttgtcttattccccgtatccccctGAGTTacataagtccatacatacccttctcatctccgtgcgtgtcgtagcactgctacttgggcggagtgattagcgcgACACCTGAAAAGCAACGCTGttgctctctcctcctcaccaCGGGACTTCTCAGGTGCTgagagcatatcactccgcccaagtagcagaagtagcagtgcctcgcctttctgagaatatagttcccagtatgtatacggttagaagactgatgtgtgtcatgtgaccttgttattagtacacactgtgactatacacatcacaacatggaaataggaacatgttggcgttattttgtcacttattgggagcagtaggctagatggagccggttacctccaagatttgtgctaagctaggctagatggagccggttacctccaggatctgtgctaagctaggctagatggagccggttacctccaggatctgtgctaagctaggctagatggagctgtttACCTCCaagatctgtgctaagctaggctagatggagccggttacctccaggatctgtgctaagctaggctagcggtgggggcgtcagacagagttaggacacgcacggagatgagaagggtatgtatggacttatctaactctggaggatacggtgaataagttaaagtcccaataagtcggcgtgttccttttaaaggaGATTGTAAAATTGTCATCACTGTTTTTGAGTGAAAGCTGAAACAACAAACTGCTTCTGCAACTGTCGAATCGCAGTACAAAAATCCAATCGCCATCCATGTATCGCGAAATAATCaaaatcgggacaaaagcacatCGTCCCAGGCCTagcaaaaaaaactcaaaagttGTTCATGGGCGTCTCCTCAGCCCAGCATTCCACCCCCACCCCATGTCCTCACCAAGCAGAGGCCCTTTAGAGTTGTACCACTTGATGTCATCGTAGCCTGCGGTCACGTTACACTCGATCAGCACGCTGGATCCCTCCTTCACCGTAACGTCCCCGCCGGAGTGGACGCCGGTCCCGGCCAGATGCGCGGAGGACACCGCCTCGGCCTCGGACCCGTTGTTAGCCCCGTCGGCCGTCCAGGGCAGCAGGACTGCGAGAAGCAGCAGGTGCGACAGGTGATGTTTCTGAGGTGGCGACATGTCGAAAAGCTGTTCCAGCTTCGGCTCACATTTAGACGAGACAAACCTGCAAAACAAGAAGAGGCGACGGTAAAGGGCTCGCGCAGCAACACAGGAGTGTAGACACTTAAGTGTCTTCATAATCTACAGTCCTGTCCATTATTGGGCAAGCTTCAGCCTATCTGCGCTCTTGAGTAAGTccgcgctcacacacacacacacacacacacacacacacacacacacacacacacacacacacactttagtcAATGGTACACAAGACATAACTCCGGTATAGAATACATAACTGGCCTTCCCTTGACTTCCCAAAAACAACCTGCCTTGTCATCACTTCAGTTTATACTACGACAGAGGAAGTCAAATAAAAGTGGATggcgcaacacacacacacacacacacacacacacacacactaaacagtTTTTTGTCTACCTGAAATCATGTTAATTTGATTGTTCTCTTTTGACTTTTCAATGCCTCATAAAATCGCCGGTTGGTGTTGATGTCCCttaaaaataaagtcactttgaCTATAGCTAAATTTGAATTAGTTCTCATAGCACACAGACGCTAATTAAGTTGTATTGAACTAAAACTCTGTAGAAGAAATAAGAGTAGCCTGCAATTATGTAATCCAGCAGTTCCATTTACAAATTGTGACTGTTTTGGGGTTATATACTAGCCTATATATGCTGCTATTTAGTGATAGGGTCGCCTACTATAGATTTAAAAAGTATAACAAATAGGCCGTAAGGAACTGTTGATTTAAATGAATAGTAGCCGACAGTTACCTATAGTTACCGTTACGCACCGGCAGGGATTAGGAAAATAATCTGGCATAACACTGGTGTAtcgagcacatttaaaaaataaaaaataaaagtaagaaACCAACACATATTGACTCGGAGTCAGCTGTTGTTCCCACCTGCTGCTCGGACAGCGACCAAAACAAGCGATCCTCGACCGACTTCAACGTCCAAAACCCATCTTGTAGCTCGATGTTAATGTAGTATgaagatattcctttttttttgtagtcCTATTTTACTTAGCTTTAACATACAGTGACGTCTTAACACGCAAGAGTTTTAGCAAAACAGGCACGAGGAGCCACTTCCTGGTTCATATTTCGTTGGTTCATGTCAGGTCAAGGAACCATGTGAGTGGGTGGGCGTGGCTTCATCTGTATTCTCCCCTGCAGGTGCAGTTCCACCTGGTGGCTGCACACATTTTCCTTCAGTGTGAACCGATTAATTGACTTTTGGCTGTCTTTTCAATATACTGGCTTCAATCTGAGGCAGGGAtgttcaacagggggtccgtgacccctagggggtcctcagagtcaatgcaggggggggcctccaaattattgttattgtttttattcaaaaatttaaaagtcctaaaataaatccaacatattatcaaTTATGAATCCACACTGATGATAGctttactggcctataggttagGATGTCAGTAAAGCCATccccagatacagtataaggatCCACagtgctacatgtatgtttaacattaaaacatgatatatGAAATCATGTTAAAAATGAACAGGCTATTTTAATatcttagtattctatgcaaaattTATATAtgtaacttcattttatacttttttttttttacaatatatgtagcaaggggtccctgctctgtctttctgtcagttaaggggtccttggcttgaaaaacgttgaagacccctgatctaaAGGTATACCGCTGCACCCATTGAATGAAATGTCAATTAAAGCTGGAATATTTTTGAAGGATAAGAATTCTTGATAAATAACTTGATTGAACATTGTAAACATTTTATTCATAGGTGTAAGTATTTAAAGGTCAAACCCCACATCAACGGTTGGAAAACTGAGCTTTTGCCTTTTGCTACCTCTCTTCAATGCACGACAAAGGCAAACGCCAAGAGACTCACATTCCCCATACTTGACTAAAAAGGCCCccattatctttattttctttatctgTTATGCTTTGTTGTATATATTGTGTACATACTCTACCTCAAAGCtgtcaacacttttttttgacaaatgtaCAAACACATTGTGCCTTGATTGTTTGTATCACTATTATAcaataaagaatacaaaaataatttaaaatagaagttttagcttttgttttatctttatttgtcaTGTTTTGTTATATATCTTGTCTCCACCGCAAAGCTGTCAACACTTTTCAACAATTGTACAATCACAATGTGCCTTAATTATCTGTGGTACGGAAGaagattagggccacatgtgacatttttttattgaattctgagtttaaagtcagaattctaagAAAAAAGCCTGACTTCAATCTCCAAATTCTGACCGTATTCTCAAAATGATGACTTGttattaaaaaatttaaaaaattatgaTTTCTTGTATttggtatttctttttttaatctaatatcaactaacattttcttttatttatttatttgcatctAGTTAAACGTATTGGGGATATTGCATAATACAAATGTTCAAACtatttctgtctttatttcatTGCTTATACACAAAACATTTGGGATTGATGCttgatatttgacattttacgAAGTACAAAGGCTGAACAAACAATACAACTACGATGTATAGAGGCTTCTCTTTCTTTTACAAACTGTGAGATGGAcaagattttgttttttacacattgttattaaaaagattcacaaaacaaaaatgcactGACTCCAGGCCCAACCTTGGAAATATTTTGCCAAGCACTGATTGCAGAGGGACAGATTTAAATCATACATAAAGTTTATATGATTTTATTGTTACAATgttaattttaattatttaattattctaATTGTTATTTGTATCTGTATTTTCTAGAAAAAGGAATTCATGAATTACTTTGAACGgacatacaaacaacaaataaacattaatgtcttttatttttgtcatcAAAGTTATCAAAATTGTTTTACCGGAAGtttgaattattttattttgactgtTCGGAAGAattgttttgcttttatttgCACTACTTGACCATAGTGTGTACTGCTTGACCGACTAATCCGTGCGTCAAGTTGGCTTACGAGAGACTGGTAGTACGGCCTGTCTTTCTTCAAAATAAATCCGTAACGCCTCTCACCCTTGGAGAAGTCAAATGATATCTTTAAATGTAACACCAAACGTCTCAGGAGTctcaaatcatttaaaaaatgaatctATAGGTTCCTTTAAATTCTGCGTATCGCGATACAGAATCCCACTTAAACGCATTATACGGTATTTAGTTTGAAACCTCGAGGGCCCAAactaatgcttttattttgaagacgGTAACCGGAACCTAATGGTTCTCAGTTTGGCTGTGACACCTGCTCagtgaaaacaaaatgtgacGTGGCTAATCTTTGTGGACGAAAAGAAGGAGGAAAAACTGACTCATTAAACTGTTTACTGGGAAACGAAAAGGCGTTTAACGTGAAGAAACGTACGTGCAAACCGAAATAAAGAAGACAAACCTTTCGTGTTGTTGACTTTGGGAAGGAAACTGTTAGCAGGCTGGGGTGACGTCAACGTTAACTGCTAGCATCAAGACTTTGACAGGAGAAAAGGTGAGTTTGTACCCAAAGTATTTAGCTACAGTGTAACGTTACCATGacattaggttgtttttttctgactaAATTGTGCGTTGGTAATTATTATAACAGCATATTGATAATAACAAATAACGCTCCTCCTAGCCATATTGCCAAATAGTCATTAGCTCATCAAACTAATATAGCAGCATCGCATAGTTAGATAGGCATGCATAGCAATTAAACTAACGTTAAGTAATAGGAATACTAATTGCTAATGGAATATGTGACTTCCCGCTACAGATGTAAATGTAAGGTTTATGTAACGTGTTTCATAGTTTACATTCCTGTTCTTGTTGTTGTGTATGCTTAAGGAAATAATTGCATGCACAGAgataacgttaggctactgtaCTTTATGTGGATATAAATACAATATGCTCTGTTCTTTTTGTGAACTGAACCCCCCTTTTGTTGCAGTATGAGTTTTAACAAAGCCCAGACTGGACTTTAGACTAACATTATCTTCAGCTGCACAGATAAACAACAGCTTAAAGGCATGGTCTCACATGCCCGAAATGATCCGCCTTGACTGCTGTTCCCTTGGTGTTGTTGaaatgcattctgggaaatgtatgATAcccaagggggggggggtaagcgagcatccggaaagcgtacctcctatggggagattctgaggctaacaagccatcacctcccgttagcatcccattgactcccattcattttgacgtcactttgacagagaataactttacatctgaagcgtttaaagactctatttgtccgttgtttatttctaatgaaacacgacaatgtataaaaggctccattaccttgtagctcacgttatggctccgtagcagacgtttttgtaaaaaaaccAAGTGACTTTCTGTCGCAATAGTAAGTGATCAGGTAGAGTTGAagaatacacttctagagacaatatatcatgagacatacCTAAACAAGTAGTTTTCtaaaaataatacacacaccaTTACAcgtgtaaagaagaacataacatggatgTTCTGCTTTCGGTCTGTTATGCTGGAAACGGACATGACATAGTCGCGGTCAGCGGTACAGTAACAGAAGATATTAAGGtcacatttggaaaaaaatgagattttttttctctcccaccCCTATTTGTCATATTTTCACTCTGAAGGCATGTACTAAGAGATCAAGATGTCAGACAGCGAAGCTACAGCGGCGGAGGGTCCAGAGGTGGCACCAGAGACTCGAGATGCCTCTCCTGCAGAGCCGCCCGGCAGCTCCTCTCTGACCACGGCGGACAACTCGACTGATGTGGCGCCGACGAGGAAAGCCAGGAGGAGACCGGACGTCGCGCCTGCAGCCGAAGCTGAGGAGACGCCCAAAGTAGAGGAGATGCCAGCAAAGGCACCGGTAAGATGATTAGTGTTTATACTGGTTAGAAATGGGAGCATGACTTCTGCTGGCATGCCTTGCCGATTGTTTGAGAGCAGTAAGCCTTTAACTAGACATACGTCGGATGACATTTTCTCAGCCTTTCTGTGTTGGTCGGTAGGCCTGCACaatatgttgttttgttttttttatcgccATCCTAATATCAACTGGCACAATAAACACATCATtagttaaccctcctgttgtcctcgggtcaaatctgacccactttcaaaaagtttctatatcagaaacgtgggtttaaaacaaaataacgtggatggttccatacaacgcttttcacaagttaaataaatgatcagttcactacttccattgaatttgggtgtttcatTCAATTATATTAGTCTGgctcaccagaccaagctcaatcttttaagattgaacattagtctggggagtctgctctggaTTTTCTAccgcacaagaggcgtgatcatcgggcatagttcaaacgactctgtacgcaattggatagtccctCAACCAATCGgaaccaacgatccgggtgacgtagcagcgacggCGACGTCAacaggttgctgcgcttcggtggctgttatgttgaatgtaaacaggaagctgcttggtcgcttctctatcgtctaCTAGCAGATCTGTCtacggcagatcgggctgggtttacccagtctacaattttatagcatgtaaagaaaaaatgataatagaaagttgaaaaacgtaggaaaaaagtgacaaaaatgtcaggaaaagtgacaaaaacgtcaggatAATATTCAAAAACGTCAGGACAAAAACGTCAGGATAATATTCAAAAACGTcaggaaaagtgacagaaacatggGAAAAGCAAATTGACAGAAACTTCGAAAATGTCAACCATTTTTGATAACCGCTTTAAAAAGCTAGCAAGTAATCTCACTTTATTGAAGACAGTCACACACCCTAAAGTACAGCCAAAAAATACTATTGTACTACATAAACATAGACCAAAAGTGCTTGCAAAAtcatatctgaagtctctcacCCTGCTCCCACTACATGTTCCCCTGGCAGGCTCCACAGGCCACTCTCCACCAAAACATCCCACTTCAACTACAAAGAGtagtaaaaaataatttgtaaaAGAGAATGTCAAAAAACAGCTCAAATATAACAAGACTGGAATGAAATGCAGTGTAAGAACAGTTActtcaaaaagaaaagtcttcagccttgatttgaAAGAACTGAGAGCTGCAGCGGAACTGCAGTTTCCTgcgagtttgttccagatatgggGACTAGAGCCCAACCGATTTTtgaggccgatatcgatacaaatatttggttaTTTATGactcctcactaaaataatatgagaatgcagtttaaaaataaacttgtttgttttattgtcacaacagaacagaggaacatcaaaatatataaaagttctgataaatacaatgtataaaaatacaaactcaaggtatgaaacttaaagtcctaAAATctaagtttttattttagtttttaaatattcatttaataaatgccgataccgatagtttaGAAAAatatgcctaatatcggccgataatatcggCCCGATCGATAATATCGGCCCGATCGATAATATCGGCCCGATCGATATATCGATTGGGCTCTAATGGGGAGCATGAGCGATAGTTTTGTTGcaaaggtctctctctctctctctctctctctctctctctctctctctctctctctctctctctctctctctctctctttcttgcttCCGTCCTCATCCTCACGTCCTCTCTCTCAGGCCCCCAGTGAGTCCACTGTGTCTCAGGGAGGTTGGGGATACTGGGGCAGCTGGGGCAAATCCATCCTATCCACAGCAACAGCTACTGTGGCCACTGTGGGTGAGTATGGACCACCGGCTGTAACTGTGTTATATACAATGTGTatggtagggctgcacaatctttcgtattttaatattttttttcaatcagggctgcacaatatgctcaatggtgttttaagcccacaacgtcgacttcaaggcagcgctgcgaccgtcgacttcaagtcacctcaaccataaccattgcctaatcctagtgccttccaggcagcgctgcctggaagacaacattgggggcttaaaacgccAAACACCGCACAACatatagttattttttttatcgtcatcgcgataGCAACTggcacaataaacacatcgcgaaaggctgcgacaaaTCGCGAAAGACGCTCAGAGATGTTTTGAGTTAATTGAAAGAGAGTATCCGTAgcaaactgcactttaaaatctaACTGTCATTCATTTTGTTAAAACTGTTTCCTGTCCTTCTTCCGATTTCTAGCCCCAGCCTGTCACCCCACCCtctactaacgttactcggtacataacgttagcttagacCTCACAATGCCTCCCGCTAACTTATTGTTTATAAGAC is a window of Perca fluviatilis chromosome 16, GENO_Pfluv_1.0, whole genome shotgun sequence DNA encoding:
- the LOC120544211 gene encoding microfibril-associated glycoprotein 3-like, whose translation is MSPPQKHHLSHLLLLAVLLPWTADGANNGSEAEAVSSAHLAGTGVHSGGDVTVKEGSSVLIECNVTAGYDDIKWYNSKGPLLGGKWQIQEDGALNITEVSFGDRGRYTCVASGGAGVTKNYTVTLRVAHNTSTGLGLYYVIVCLVTFTIIMALNVTRLCMVSSHLKKTERAINEFFRTEGAEKLQKAFEVAKRIPIVTSAKTLELAKQTQYKTMEFARHMEDLARSVPLPPLILHCRTSGEEGAEAGNPGPHPAEQAGPSTSRNRQAIGPPHADRNGEGAEVCQALLSNGGNSDVIVSVHTVSVEADSEDRAGLRVPGSQTSASYESNV